gacgtgtctcccccttcatcgatgctctcgatgctcatttcggaagagcttgaatcgcagtcgtcgtcttgatggctcgccatcagtgcgagtccgaagaatgcttcgacttctgatttggacgacgtatcgtcccacgtcgccttcagggcctttcgtttctggataggcttcttacccttctccttgtctttgttcttcagcttggggcagttgtccttgacgtgcccttcttcgtcgcagtggtagcagcggatcgtccttttcttctttccctgcggatggttagtagatctagatttacaaagtttcttaaatcttcttaccatcattaccatttccttgtCGTCGAGGgaggattctgactcaggttcgtctctcgaagctttgaaagcgacattgttcttgggctccttcattcctgcacatcttgactcatggacttcaaatgttgaaaaaaaattcttctaatgaaaatttttctaagtccttagaaatgtaaaaagcatctactagtgatgcccattttgaatttctcggaaatgaatttaatgcgtacctgagcgaatctcggttacttaccttttctccgagattcgtgagtccggtgatgatttcttttattctggagtgcagatgtgcgactgtctcgtcttccccaagtcgtaggctggtgagctgattgcgaagcagatctcgtctagcgagcttggcttcggatgtcccttcgtgcagctcaaggaacttcttccaaagttcctttgcggagttgtatttaccgatcttgttgacttcttgaggcggaagaacgcttagcagatggtactctgctttgccgttcgccacgaagtcggcctgctccttttttgtccatttatctatttccttgtcctctggagcttcaaagccaaatttcattgttaaaaataattcaatatctgttgtaagaaatacctgcatcagttttttccaggtagcgaagtccccttcatatttcggcgggtggatgcttggtctggccatcgtgttgcttcgttcggcggttagtcctcctgaagcgcctcggctctgataccacttgtaggaccgttgggccggctagaaggggggggttgaatagccctgtacaataaaaaacaaaacaacccttctcaaactcttaaactaacacttgcataaaattaacttaaacaagaaaaagaaagaaaaggaagaggcaccggatttgacttggttacaaccggggtggttgttaatccaagaaagatggtcgcactatcaatctccttcaggaggAGAAGCCTATTACAACGTTGAAGATTAGAAAAAAGATGCTAACTACAGAGAACGTACAAGTGTTTTACAGAaatgcttgagttctgaattgattgacatcttctggaccaaggctatatttatagccttggtcggggcgcctggaagggttccgggcgccctggggggataaaactttatcccccaaagtccagaacgcgaaagacgcgttctggtcaaacttcacgttccgggcgccccggagcaaaaagtcaactctggttgacttttgcgtccgggacctcgtctccgttttagtcccgcctcggtccgggtcttccgctccggatccgtttacttgggtgatctctgccatccggaaaagggctcacccgaacccaacttccggtcttctcaagcgggcttccctccggcttctcgtccctcggaattaccgcgtgtttccttctcgtccgccagcgtactcatccgcagtcttcgtccctcggtcgtcgaccttctcgctagctgcgtctcttgctccccgagcaatcttccgctccggctttcgtccctcggaaccaccgcgcgcttccttctcgtccgccggtgtactcttccgcagcacctcgtccctcggactgccgtccttcacgctagctgcgtcttccgctcgagtacctgtgttcctaagctcctgcacacttagacacaaggttaaaacacacaggacctaacttaatttgttgatcacaccaaaacaaccttggggttccaacagcaagTACGCAATGTGACGCTGCACAATATTATATACTCATAGTCATAGCCATTGTTCATCGCCTTTAACTGGatcactgacttgaacgtcggagtaCTTGAGTCAGGGACCCCCTCCTTGGCCCAGTTGCTAATAGTCCTTTGGACACACAAGACCGTTCGGAGTCATCTTTTCTATCTTGTAATCTTCACACAGTCAACACTAGAGATACTTACCCAACACACCATCTCCACTgctttcagataggatcactTTGTATTCCTCCTTTCCCttaaaaaaataatgttaatttTTAGTCATTCATAAATGATGAATCAATATATCATAATTAGGTTTCTTATTCTCATCAAAATTTAGTATGATCCTAAATTTCTTTTATCTCTGATTATTCAATAGTTAGTTATAAATTGACTTCATAATTTATCTTTTCTGTAAGAGGTGAGATGATACCTCCCTACAATGTATAACAATTGTTTGACTGTTCTCTATAACAATTTTTTGTAATGGGgcatttgaaaaataaatattcCTTACATATTTGTTTTGAtacttaaaattaaagttaattttgactaattaagcaaattatattttttatgataACATATTGAATCACATAATTAACTGTTCTTAATACCCAAACTCCATGAGCATGCCTCAAAATACTTCAAATTAAACTCATTTCACTCATTGTAACTTTCTAAGTAAAAATCTTACAATGAGTGAATTGGTTAAAACTCAATGCGCTTGAGTATACTTTCTTTTATAGTTTGGTCATTATACTAATAACTAATAGTCATTCATGATCTACCTCCTTCATATTAATTTAGTGATGAATTAACGAGAATGCTGGAGACAAATAAATCACCTTTTTACCACGGTGCAATGAGTGAAATGAAATATTAAACTCATTTGACTCATTAAACTCATTTCACTTATGAGTTAAACACATGGAATAAGATATTAAAATTGAGATATCAAATTTGTTATGGTTCAAGACTGTCGGCGAAAAATGGATGAAGTAAATAAAGTTTAGGAATTGAGTGGGAATTAGACATATAATAGTCGACTCATAAATAAAAAAGCAATTGATTGCTAGTGAAGATGTATAATAGAAATAAACTATATATTCTAGTAAATGAAGTATTTGAATTGGCTAActgttttttactttttttagcTTGAAATTATTTCATCTATTCTTTTTAATTGTTCATATGAGTGAATGAAGTATTTGAatagttattttaaatataaaaaaataaatggaaTGGTTTAGCATATATATTTACAGTGAGATCGATCCTAGTACTCACCAAAATATACTCACATTAatcaactaaaaataataataaatacgaTTTCATGGGTCAGACGACCAGAGCAAATTAAAAACAACTAAATGATTCGCAATTAAATTATCGAAAGGAGCGTGcggtttttttaatttaattttaacaaaaaaaggaGAAGAAATTTAAAATACTGATACTTCTGTTCCTTTTTACAAAATACAGAAAAGTTTATCACGTAATAACCGAAAATAATAGGGGTCTAGAGGGAAAAGTtcagggtgattcggggtttcttgTGCTGCGGCGGGTGCGGCGGCGCGACCAGGGAATGGCAGCGGGGGCAGCGCGGGTCCCCCTTAGAGATCAGAACGTACGAGAGGCAGCTGGGGCATCCGGTGGCGACGAGGCTCCCGCCGGCCCCGGCTGAGTCGCCTCCGTCCGCCCACTCCTCCTCCCCTCCCTCGCGCCGCCGCTTGATCGACGCCGTCGTGATCGACGAGGACGAGGACGGCGAGGGAGATCCTCCGCCGTcgccgcctccgcctccgccgtCCCTCCTCCGCTCCTCCTCCCGCCCGCCGAGCGTCTCCCGCTCCGCCACCCGCTCCAGCGCCCACTTCACCTTCTCGATGGTACACACGCTCTGGCACCCGCGCACCGTCGTCCCCGCCGCGTCACCATGCCCTCCCGTGGTCCCCAGATTGAGGTCCTGCAGAAACAACCGCCCACAAATAAGAACCCTAAACCACACCCCAAAACCCGAAATTGGCGCAAGAATCAGCATACCAGCGGATAGAGATCTGCGAAAGGAGCAATCTTGAGAGCAGCAGAATCCACATCTTTCGACGAGGCTTCAGCGCCGAGTAGATCGAGCGTGACGAGGTCCCTCTTGCCTGCGCTCGACGCAACCGCGATCTCCATCCGATTTCAAATGATCAATCGATAACGACgacgacgaagaagaagaagaagagcagcaaTGAAACGAaggctaggaaggagaagaagaagaagaaataggaggaggaggaggaagaagagagagtgaGTTTAATTAATTGAGTGGGAATGAGGAATAGCAATAATGAAAGATTGGGAACGATTTGAGATTTGGGAACAATCAATTAAACactaaaatattatatatatatatataatttaaaattaattaattaattaaaaataatttaaaataatggaAGGGGAGGTAACGTagtaaaagggaaatggaaaagTAAACCACATTAATTAAATGCCTCATTTAATTCCACCGCTTTTTCCTCCTAATTCAAGGTTTGCCCATTGGTAAAATGATAATATTCGTTAGTGTAAAAAAATCAGATTATTGAATCAAGTTGACAATGACAAAAGATTATTacgattttaataaatctaactaAGTAGCTAAGAAAGTCTTATGCTAAATTTAGGTAAGGTAAAAATCCTA
This window of the Zingiber officinale cultivar Zhangliang chromosome 3B, Zo_v1.1, whole genome shotgun sequence genome carries:
- the LOC121968160 gene encoding uncharacterized protein LOC121968160 encodes the protein MEIAVASSAGKRDLVTLDLLGAEASSKDVDSAALKIAPFADLYPLDLNLGTTGGHGDAAGTTVRGCQSVCTIEKVKWALERVAERETLGGREEERRRDGGGGGGDGGGSPSPSSSSSITTASIKRRREGGEEEWADGGDSAGAGGSLVATGCPSCLSYVLISKGDPRCPRCHSLVAPPHPPQHKKPRITLNFSL